In Exiguobacterium sp. 9-2, the genomic window CGGATTCGTACAAGTCGACTTGCCTGTCCATCGCGAATGATCGAACGTTCCTCTTCTTGTTCTTGTCGAGTATAGAGCGTGACTGCATGCTCTTCCGATAAATAAGAGGCAAGCAATAAACCGATGGCTCCCGCGCCAATGATTCCAACGTTCATCTTCATCATTTCCCCTTTCATGAAAAAAGCGACCCCAAAACCGATTTCTCGATTCGAAGGTCGCTTTTATACCGATCAATCAGCTTACTTGCTGACGATTTCTTTACCTTTGTACGAGCCACATGCTTTACAAACACGGTGTGAAAGTTTCATTTCACCACAGTTTGGGCACTCGACCATACCTGGTACACGGAGTTTGAAATGAGTACGGCGAAGACGTTTGCGTGTTTTCGACGTTCTGCGGAATGGTACTGCCATCGTTGTCCACCTCCTTGAAAAAATACACTCGCCTTTACTTCAGAAATCAGGAATCCTGATCTTTTTTAAAGAACTGAGCGAGACCCGCGAGTCGCGGATCGATTTTTGGTTCGGTTTCCTCTGGATCCTCTTCAGAAAGAATCGTCCAGCCTTCCCCCTCAACCAACTGATTCTCTTCATCATCCCCATGCACTTGCACTGGCACATGAAGTAAAATCAATTCTTGCACGAGCGGTCGAAGATCGACCGTATTCCCGATCGGCACGTTGATGTCATCTGCTTCGTTCGAAACAGCATCAACCTCGAGCAGGAATGGCTCGATGGATTCAATCTCGAATGGATAAGCGACGTCATTTAGCGTCCGGGCATCCGGAAGCGTCATTTCGCCGGTAATCCGGAGATTGAATATTAATTGATTCGATGTAAACGATGCATTTGCACGAACGTGCACAGGTTGCACCGCCCGGATATCCGGATGGAGGGCGACTAGCTCATTGAGCTCGATCGTCTCGTTAACCTGAAGTTGACCCAGATTGCGCAATTTATTCAATTGCATCAGGGACCATTTCATCCGAATCACCTCAATTGCAACAATATGAATTATAGAGAGGACATCTTGTTTTGTCAATGTTTTTTCTTTACACTGAAATCGCTAGAGAACGAACACTTTTGGACGTCTTTATCCATATTACCGCACTTAATTCGGTTTGCAAAGGAGAAAGTTTTCATGAGGATGACAGCTATCATTTCAGAGTACAATCCGTTTCATAATGGACACTATTATCAAGCGACGACAGCACGACGGGAAACGGATGCCGACGTCATCGTCGCCATCATGAGCGGGACGTTCATGCAACGTGGGGAGCCCGCTTTTACAGACAAATGGACACGTGCTCAAGCAGCAGTCGCGAGTGGTGCCGTTGATCTCGTTCTTGAACTCCCCTTTTATTTTGCCGTCCAACGCGCAGATCGGTTTGCGCTCGGTGGAGTGACGATCGCTGAGACGATTGGTTGTGAGTCACTTTCGTTCGGAAGCGAATGTGGAGACATCCATCCCTTTTTGCAGGCGGCATCGGAACAAATTGAAGAGACTCTTGCATATAAGCAAGCGTTACGTGACGGATTAACAGCTGGTCTTTCTTCTGCTCACGCTGCTAGTCAAGCGTTCAAGAGTGTCTCACAGACGCTTGATTTGACACAACCGAACAATACACTTGGTTATTATTATGCTCGCGCCGCGAAGACCGTTTCGCTTCATACGACAAAACGAATTGGAAGTGGCTATCATGACCTATCAACCGGAGCTATCATGAGCGCCACTGCGATACGCGCCCATTACCAGACGCACGGTCAGCTGCTCGCACTTCCCGAACAGACGGAGGACGTCCTGACAAACGCTTCTTTCGCTCATTTTTCGCACTATTATCCATGGATTCGACAACGCCTATTGACGACTCCCGTATCTGAGTTGATACGAATCGCCGGAATTGATGCTTCACTAGCTCCTCGTCTCATCGAAGGTGCCAAACAAGCAGAGACGTTCGATTTCTTTTTAAATCACGTCAAAACACGTCGTTATACGCGTACAAGCCTGCAGCGTGCCATTGTCTATCTGTTGACTTCAACGACAACGGAAGAGGTCGCACGGATTGATTATGATCATGTTGATTTCGTTCGCCCCCTCGCTTTTTCAGAACAAGGACGACTGGCACTTAAGAGTATCAAAACGCGTGTCCCTGTTTTAAGTACGTTCACGAGCCATCCTTGGCTAACAAAAGAAAGCCAAGTGACAGCTGCATACGCACTGCCCTTGGCTCGCTACGACGCGTTGCTCGAACACCGTCGTTTTCCTTATTTCGCTGGAAGTTCTTCCAAATAATCAATCGCATCTTCAACTGTCTTGATCGGAACGAGCTTCATGTTCGTTCCGAGTTTTTTAATGGATGGTTTTGCTTCTTTGTAGTTCTCTCCTGCTGGTACGAACATGATTTCTGCTTCTGCCTCGTCAGCAGCGACTACCTTTTGCCACGCACCACCGATCGGTCCAACTTTACCGCCTTCTTCAATCGTTCCTGTACCGGCAATTTTATGTCCTTTCGCCAAATCACCCGGCGTCAATTGATCATAGATTTCAAGCGTGAACATCATTCCTGCAGAAGGACCACCGACATCCTCGATCTGAAACTTAATAGCGGGGTCTGTCGTTACGTTTGAGATCGGTAATGGTTCATAAATACCAAGTCCGACACGTTTGACTTCTTTCGACAACTGATCCACTCGAATCGTCGTCTTCTTGACTTCCGATTTACGCGTGAACTGAATTGGAACGGCTGTTTTTGCTTTTTTCGATTGAATCGTCTTCATGAAGCCATCAAATGACGTAATCGATTTCCCATCGACGCCCGTGATCCGGTCTCCAGCTTTCAGTTTCCCTTCGGCTGGACCACCTGGAATGACACCGGACACATAGACCCCTTTAAAGTCGATATCGACCTTTTTATCAGCTAATTCATAGGCCTCGATCGTCGCATTATGTTGTGCTTCTTCCATGTATAGTTTCTGACGTGTTTCATACTGTGCATCTGACTCTCCGTCGTACAAATAATCACTTACGCTCGACGTTTCGGAAAACGGTAGGAAGAGGCTTTCTACGAGGAAGTAAGGGGTTGCTCGACGTTGGGCGATCGTCAGCATCATCAAATCGCCTGGCTCCTTGTCACCCCCAGACACATCAATCAAATCTTCAGTCGATGTCGCATCACCTGGATAGGAGATAAAATACGGAAGTGGCACGAAAAACACGAGCAAGGCAGCAATGACCGCTGCTAAGGCGGGTTTCCAAGCTTTCATCGCAGTTCTCCTCTCGTATATCTCTGACGTAGCGCCTCTTCGACGGAAGATGGCACGAGATCAACGACGGAAGCACCGTATTTGGCCGCTTCCTTGACGATCGAAGAACTTAAGAAGGAATACTGGTTATTCGTCATCATGAACAGTGTCTCGATTTGATCGTTCATCTTTTTGTTGATGGATGCGACCTGCATTTCATACTCAAAGTCCGAGACCGCCCGTAGACCACGGACGATCGCGGTTGCGCCGACTTCCGCTGCGTAATCGACGAGCAAACCATTGAAGGAATCGACCTTGATATGTGGTAGATGCGACGTCACATCTGCAATCAACTCCATCCGTTCCTCAACAGAAAAGAGCGGTTGCTTCGAAGAATTGTTCAATACGGCAACGATGATCTCATCAAAAATCGGAACAGCCCGTTCAATGATGTCTAAATGTCCGTTCGTGATTGGATCAAAGCTCCCTGGGCAAATGGCGATTCGTTTCATACGTGGTCTTCCTCCGCTTCCATAAATTCATATAACGTGATTGAGATGACAGCGGAATAACGAAGTCGACGAACGACCTCTAGCCGTCCGATCCGGTCCGGTAATACAACAGCAGAGTCATGTTCACACACGATGACACCATTGTCTGTCAGCATGTCGTGTTGCTCTATGTACGTGAC contains:
- a CDS encoding SepM family pheromone-processing serine protease translates to MKAWKPALAAVIAALLVFFVPLPYFISYPGDATSTEDLIDVSGGDKEPGDLMMLTIAQRRATPYFLVESLFLPFSETSSVSDYLYDGESDAQYETRQKLYMEEAQHNATIEAYELADKKVDIDFKGVYVSGVIPGGPAEGKLKAGDRITGVDGKSITSFDGFMKTIQSKKAKTAVPIQFTRKSEVKKTTIRVDQLSKEVKRVGLGIYEPLPISNVTTDPAIKFQIEDVGGPSAGMMFTLEIYDQLTPGDLAKGHKIAGTGTIEEGGKVGPIGGAWQKVVAADEAEAEIMFVPAGENYKEAKPSIKKLGTNMKLVPIKTVEDAIDYLEELPAK
- the coaD gene encoding pantetheine-phosphate adenylyltransferase, coding for MKRIAICPGSFDPITNGHLDIIERAVPIFDEIIVAVLNNSSKQPLFSVEERMELIADVTSHLPHIKVDSFNGLLVDYAAEVGATAIVRGLRAVSDFEYEMQVASINKKMNDQIETLFMMTNNQYSFLSSSIVKEAAKYGASVVDLVPSSVEEALRQRYTRGELR
- a CDS encoding tRNA(Met) cytidine acetate ligase, with the protein product MRMTAIISEYNPFHNGHYYQATTARRETDADVIVAIMSGTFMQRGEPAFTDKWTRAQAAVASGAVDLVLELPFYFAVQRADRFALGGVTIAETIGCESLSFGSECGDIHPFLQAASEQIEETLAYKQALRDGLTAGLSSAHAASQAFKSVSQTLDLTQPNNTLGYYYARAAKTVSLHTTKRIGSGYHDLSTGAIMSATAIRAHYQTHGQLLALPEQTEDVLTNASFAHFSHYYPWIRQRLLTTPVSELIRIAGIDASLAPRLIEGAKQAETFDFFLNHVKTRRYTRTSLQRAIVYLLTSTTTEEVARIDYDHVDFVRPLAFSEQGRLALKSIKTRVPVLSTFTSHPWLTKESQVTAAYALPLARYDALLEHRRFPYFAGSSSK
- the rpmF gene encoding 50S ribosomal protein L32 → MAVPFRRTSKTRKRLRRTHFKLRVPGMVECPNCGEMKLSHRVCKACGSYKGKEIVSK
- a CDS encoding YceD family protein, encoding MQLNKLRNLGQLQVNETIELNELVALHPDIRAVQPVHVRANASFTSNQLIFNLRITGEMTLPDARTLNDVAYPFEIESIEPFLLEVDAVSNEADDINVPIGNTVDLRPLVQELILLHVPVQVHGDDEENQLVEGEGWTILSEEDPEETEPKIDPRLAGLAQFFKKDQDS